The following nucleotide sequence is from Desulfomonile tiedjei.
GATGGCCCAGTTGATTCTCGAGGGCAAGATCAAATGTGACAAATCCGTGTGGGAGGGGAAACGTTTCACCTACCATGACTCCTGTAATATCGCCCGATCCGGGGGGGTGTTGGAAGAGCCCAGGATCGTCATCAGGGCAGCAGTGGACGATTTCGTGGAAATGGAACATAATAAGGAGAGGAGCTTCTGCTGTGGTGGTGGGGGAGGAGCCCTGGCCATGTCCGAGTTCTCTCCGCGGCGAATCGCGGCCGGCAAGATCAAGGCCGACGAGATACGCGCTACCGGCGCCAATGTGGTGCTGCAGTCCTGCCATAATTGCACGGACCAACTTAAGGAAATCATCGACCATTGGCACATCGGCGCAAAGGTGATGAACCTTGCGGAACTTCTCGCGCCGGCGCTTGTTCTTTAGGGGAGTCATAAGGGTCGAGGTACGCTATAGTGTAGTTGGACGGTCAACAACAGCACAAGGAGGTTTACGATGCCCAAGAAGATTCTGGTGATTGATGACGAACCTGATATGGTCACCTTCCTTTGCACTCTGCTGGAGGACAATGGATACGAGACCGCAACGGCGATGGACGGGGAGGAAGGGCTTGCCAAGGTGAAATCCGACAGGCCTGACCTGGTTTCCCTCGATCTGCTCATGCCCAACAAGACAGGGATCAAGATGTTCCGCGAGATGAGGAAGGATGACGATACCAAAGACATCCCCGTCGTAATGGTCACCGGATTCGGCAAGGACGACGTTCCGAGTATGGACTTCAAGGAATGGATACAGAAGCGCGCGATCAGACCTCCTGAAGCATACATAGAAAAACCGGTCAATAAGGACGTTCTCCTTGCAGCTATCAAGAAAGCCATAGGATAAGAGCGCTCCTTGAGAAGACCCCCGAGCCTTGGGGGAGTCAATCACTCCCCCAAGACCCGACAGCGAAGCCCGACATGTTCCATGCCGCTATACGACTTTTCAGAAACTTCATTGGTAGCCTGAGATTCAAACTCAGTTTCTACGTGGGACTCGTCCTGTTTCTCACAGTCGTGGCCTTTACTTATCACAACATTGCCACTCAAGAAGAAAGCCTGGTCAATGCCAGGATCAAGAGCGCCCTGAAGGATTCCGAGGTGATAAAGGCCGCGATCTGGAACGGGATGATGACCAAAGACCGGGAAGTCATCAGGGAGATCGTAAAGGCTATCGGCAGGCAGGAAGGCTTCAAGGAAATCAACATTTACGACCGAAACGGCGTGCTCCATTATACCAGCAGGAACGATGCGGATTCTTCGGTGGGTCAGCCTTCAAAGGGGAATGAAGCGGCGAATCTCTTGCGCGAGTTGGAGACCGACGCGCAGGTGAGATACCAATTTCTCGACGAGGGCAGGCTTCTAACCGTGGTGAACCCGCTGTCCAACACAATGAGCTGCTCCACTGCGTCGTGCCATGCGCATCCGGAATCCCATAAGGTGCTCGGCGCTTTGGAAGTCAAGCTGCCTCTGGGAGGACTCCGCGCCCAGATTCTGGAAAATGCGCACAACACAGTCGTATTCGGCTTTCTCCTGTTCGTTTTTATTTCATCCATCATCGGGCTAGGAGTGATATTCCTGGTCAGTCATCCATTGCGACGACTGCAGAACAAAGCCAAGAAAATGGCCCGAGGGGAATACGTCCCGGATGCAACACCGAGGGGCCGGGATTCTATAGCCGAGCTTTCCCGATCATTTGACGAAATGAGCCGGCAAATTAACGAGCGCACCAGACAAGTCGAACAAAGCCGCCGCATGTATAAGGAGCTTTTTGAGAAAGTTCCGTGTTACTTGACGGTGGTAAGCCGTGATTACCGCATTGTGCGGGCTAATCAGGCCTTTCATGATGAGTTCGGAGATCAGGTGGGCAAGAACTGCTTTACGGGCTACAAGGGTTTTGATTCCAAGTGCGAGAACTGCCTGGTGGAGAAGACCTACCAAGACGGCCTGTCACATAGGTCCGAAGAGATATGGAACCTGGCCGGCAATGGAAAGAAGAAAATCTATGTGATTGTCAATACGGTTCCCATCATGGATGACGAAGGCAAAGTCGCCGAGGTGCTTGAAATGTCCGTGGATGTCACACGGCTTGAGAGGCTCCAGATCGAACTCAAGAAGAAAGAAGAACAGTTCAAAAACCTCTTCGACAACGTGCCCTGTTATCTGACAGTGGTTGACCGTAATTTCAGAGTGGCATTCTACAATAAAATGTTTGCTCAAGATTTCGGCGATAGTTGGGGCAAACACTGCTACGAGACATACAAACGACGAGACTCAAAATGCGAGAACTGCCCGGTGGAAAGGACCTTTGCAGACGGGGAGAGCCACAGCTCGGAAGAACTCTGGAATCTCGATGGTAAAGACGTCCACATTATCCTCCAGACTTCGCCCATTACCGACGAAACCGGAGAAACAGTAGCGGTAATGGAGATGTGTACAAACGTCACAGAATTAAAGCTCCTTCAAAATGAACTTACCATCCTAGGCGAGACAATCGCAGGGATGTCCCACGCGGTGAAAAATATACTTTCAGGCCTCGAAGGAGGAGTGTACGTTGTAGATTCGGGCATAAGGACTGGTAAAGAGGAGCGAATCCGTGTAGGATGGGATATGGTGAAGAAGAACGTGGCCAAGGTCTCGGAACTGGTCAAGGACATACTGTACGCGTCCAAAGAACGAGAGCCCGAGTACAAGGAATGTGATCCGGCCCAGGTTCTTTCCGAGGTGTTCGACCTCTATGAAGGGCAAGCACTCGCCAAGGGAATCGAACTCGTGAAAGACTTTGAACCGGAAATGGGTCTCGCCAGACTTGACCCCAACGGATTACACACCGTGTTGTCCAACCTGATCTCTAACGCAATTTGCGCATGCTCCGTGAGCCCGGTACAGGACACCCATCACATTATACTAAGTGGAAGAGTCGAAGCCCCGTGGCTGCATTTGCAGATTACCGACGACGGCTGCGGAATGTCGGACGAAATCAAGGACAATCTTTTCAAAAAGTTTTATTCCACGAAAGGTTCCAAAGGCACCGGCCTGGGACTCGTGGTGACAAGGAAAATCATCGAAGAGCACGGCGGCAAGATGAGAGTGGCCTCCAGGGTGGGTGAGGGGACCACTTTCTCAGTTGAAATTCCGCTAATGCCGACGCACCCCCAAAATGCATTGAAGAAAGCGATGTAACCATGCCCCAAGACGCTGCACAAGTAATCAGGCTTTCGGACTATCAGAAACGAAAAGCAGGAGGTATCATGAATGGAATAGGGCTGTGTGCCATATTTTCTCGCCAGGGAGATTGGGCCTTTGACTACGCTTTGTCCCTGGCACGACATTATCAAACGAAATTGAACGTTTTTCATTTCCTGGAGTCACCGTATACCCTTCGACGAGATGTGGTTTTCGTGGATGCGGATAAAAAGGAGACAGCGAAGGTCACTCCGGATCTCATCGCCAAAAAAGATAAAGAGATGCGCGAAATGTTCGACGAGCGCCTGGGCGATTACGTTGAAGTGGGATTCCGCCTCTGCGAAGGCAATGATGAGTGGGAATTGAGAAAGTGCTTCAAAAAGGGCGATTATGAAGTCCTTGTCATTGGATACAAGGCCAAAGGAGCGGATTTCGGAGGGACAACCACCATTGAAGCCTTTGCCGACAAATTTAAGGGCCCTGTGGTTTTGGTCGGTCCCGACGCACCCGACACCTTCTTCGTTAACGACCATGCCGAACAGCGAATAAACGACCTCATGATCCCGGAAGGGAAATGGAAGCGTATCGGCACATAGATTCGTCCGTAGCACGCGGTTGACCGCGGGGTGGCTCCTCACCGAGGGGCCCTCCGCCCCATCACTGTGTCAGGCTCACGCGGCCGCTTCCACACCCAATTCTGAGGGCTCGACAAGAAGCTCGCACCGAAAGGAACCAAGACTGTGGATTTTTCAACAAGGGAAGAGTTTGAACTTCACGTTCACAAATGCTTCGGCAAAATTTTCGACAACCTGATGAAGGTGGACGCTCTGGTCAAAGAGGGAGCGGAAAAGGAAGAAGCGGAAGGACAATTCGGTGTAATGAATGAACTGAGGGATTACATCGAGGATGTAATTCTGCACTGCCATTTGGCCTGGCAGTACCATCGTCTCTCCAGGATGGTACCTGGGCCTGTGAGTACCTGGGACAAGGTCGAGAATGACGGAGGAGAATCGGTATCGGCTTCTGTAGAAAAAAGCTAACGACGAAGTCCCACAACATCTGTTGACTCAAATGCCCGCCTGAGACCAAACATCTTGGACCTTCATTGGACCCTCCAGATTTTATTGAGAATCCTTTCCGGCCAGCCCGCGGCCGGGTCGAGTTTCCGGAACCGGTAGTCCCATATCTGCTGCAAAAGAGGATCTCTGAACAGAACTTCCTCCGGGTGATCCTCATGCGCCCCCTGGAGGACATTCAGCAGCCCTTCAACATCGCCGGCCAGGTCCGCCATTGGAGGTGAGACCAACAAGGGCGCGTCGGAACGCATCAGCCGAGCGTCATCCAGGGTTTTCCAGTCCCACACAACCGACGCCATGGAGCCTAGCCCGTTGGAGATCGAAGAACGTCGGCGATGATCACCAGGGTCCGGCAAAACCACGGTGAAATTCAGAGATACCACTTCGTCTTCGCCGTACAGGGGCGCATAAGACCGATTCACGAAGAGGCCCGGGTCGGCCGAAACTTCGAGCGCTTTTCGGAAAAAAGGCAAGTCAGGCGGTTCCGAGAACTCCAGTACAAGATGTAGGCACGCATGAGGATTCGCAAGAGCGAAGTCCCTGAGGAACTGGAGCATGGCTTTTTCCGTGCCTGTCGTTCGAACACCTCTGAACCAGAGCACGAAAGGGTCCGTAGCCTTTGAAATAACCTCTGGCGCAACGCGTGGCCAATCAGGCTCATTCTGGAGATCAACTATCCATTTGCTCACGTACGTTGTCTGATCCGGCCTGGAAATTAAGCCCGTTCCCCGATCCACCAAGGAAGGCGGGGGAATGTAGTCCAGTTCCATATCGAAAGTCTTCTCGCATTCCAGAAGCGCGGTCCGAAGCCGATGTTCGGGAAAAGTAGGAGTGGAACGAACGTAGTACGGGGGCCGGTGATCATACCTGATCCCAAGGCTGGAAGCCCGTGACTTGAAATCAGTTCCGGGTAGCATTGACAGGACAAAAGGATGGACCACGGAATATGCCCCCGTTTGTTTGAGCCACTTCAAAGTGGCGGAAAAGCCTTCGGGAGTATCTTTGGGAAGTCCGAGTATGATTCCCGTCGTGACCTCGATTCCCGCTTCCTTCAACAGCGTTACACCCCGCGCGACCTTTGCCGGTTCCTGCCTGCGGCCCGCCTCTCGGAGAGCTTCAAGATTAGTGGTCTGGAGGCCTATCTCGGCTGAAACCAGTCCTGCGTCCTTCAACAATCCCACGTCATCAGCAGTCAGTGAGTCTGCGCGCAGCTCCGTGTGAAGGGCCAGGTCCTTTTGACGCCTTCGCCCGGCCATGGATCTTAGCAATGTCCTGAATCCTTTTCTTGCGTTGAAAGTGGGGTCCATCAGGTAGATTTCGCGAACCGCTGAATCGCGGGAGTAGGCAAAGTCCAGCACATTCTCCACTGCCGGCCGCGGATGAAAACGCGTTTGCTGAAAAGCCTTATGGTAGTAGCAATAACGGCATTGAAACGGACAACCCCTGACTGTCTCGAGAAAAAGCGTACCATCTCTGGACGGCAAGATCCGACCGTCCAGGTAGGGGTACGGGCAGGATGAGAGGTCCCACGCGGGGGCCGGCCCAAGGTTGGCGCACACTTCACCTTGGTCTTTGAAAAAGACGCCCGGGATATGTTCCAGGGATTTCCCTTTGAGAAGCGCGTCCATCACCGCCGCGATTCTGGATTCGCCTTCTCCGAAAACTCCGACATCCACAGCGGGATGTCGCAGCACCCAGAGGTTGTCAGGGGTAACTTCGGGCCCACCGGCCAGAATGGTGGTTCCGGGGAAGCGCCTCTTGATGTCCGAGGCCAGAAACAGGCTCCTTTCCACATTCCAGACGTAGAGAGTCATAGCGATAACAAAAGGACGCCTTCGAGCAATCTCAAGGGCCAGCCCTCGATCACCGAGCACATCCGAGATCTGGGGTGACAGGACCTCGAAGTCCAGGTTCTTGAGGCCTGAGCTTGCCAGCGTGGACATGAGAAAGCCTGCTGCAAGCGGTATATTCGTGGTTGCCGTAGAAAAGGAAAATCGGGGTGGTGGCAGTTGTACAAACAGAAGTGTCTTCATTTTGTTAATTTATAACAACGTGACCCGGATCTGAATAGTTCAGTGGCGTCATCGAAATCACTTTCGGATCTGTCCCACAATTGATAAGAATGTACCCTCCAACAGGGAAGCGGGTCGTTACATGGTCAGTCTCAGATGGCTAAGCTCAGGCTTCTTCAGACAAGCCTCCTACGCGTCCTTCACGGCATGGGTTATGACCGGCTTGGCTTTGCTGGGTCTTCATGCGGCACTGGCCTGGTTATCCGGTGAATTTGAATACACGCGGCCACTAGCGGAAAAGCCGGTCCTGACCCTGGTCGCTCTCCAGCTCGCGGCAGGCCTGGTATTTCTCCTTGCAATATTCCGAAACAAGTTCACGCATCCTGAAGGGAAGAGGATCTTCACATGGATGATCGGGGTAGGAATTGCCCTTCGGGCCTTAACCATCTTCTCCACTCCCATGCTGGAAACCGATTTCTATCGGTACATGTGGGACGGGGCCGTGTTGGCCAATGGCATGAACCCTTATCAGTACTCGCCGAATCAGGCGGAACAAGCTGCGGACTCGGTTC
It contains:
- a CDS encoding B12-binding domain-containing radical SAM protein, whose protein sequence is MSTLASSGLKNLDFEVLSPQISDVLGDRGLALEIARRRPFVIAMTLYVWNVERSLFLASDIKRRFPGTTILAGGPEVTPDNLWVLRHPAVDVGVFGEGESRIAAVMDALLKGKSLEHIPGVFFKDQGEVCANLGPAPAWDLSSCPYPYLDGRILPSRDGTLFLETVRGCPFQCRYCYYHKAFQQTRFHPRPAVENVLDFAYSRDSAVREIYLMDPTFNARKGFRTLLRSMAGRRRQKDLALHTELRADSLTADDVGLLKDAGLVSAEIGLQTTNLEALREAGRRQEPAKVARGVTLLKEAGIEVTTGIILGLPKDTPEGFSATLKWLKQTGAYSVVHPFVLSMLPGTDFKSRASSLGIRYDHRPPYYVRSTPTFPEHRLRTALLECEKTFDMELDYIPPPSLVDRGTGLISRPDQTTYVSKWIVDLQNEPDWPRVAPEVISKATDPFVLWFRGVRTTGTEKAMLQFLRDFALANPHACLHLVLEFSEPPDLPFFRKALEVSADPGLFVNRSYAPLYGEDEVVSLNFTVVLPDPGDHRRRSSISNGLGSMASVVWDWKTLDDARLMRSDAPLLVSPPMADLAGDVEGLLNVLQGAHEDHPEEVLFRDPLLQQIWDYRFRKLDPAAGWPERILNKIWRVQ
- a CDS encoding universal stress protein — its product is MNGIGLCAIFSRQGDWAFDYALSLARHYQTKLNVFHFLESPYTLRRDVVFVDADKKETAKVTPDLIAKKDKEMREMFDERLGDYVEVGFRLCEGNDEWELRKCFKKGDYEVLVIGYKAKGADFGGTTTIEAFADKFKGPVVLVGPDAPDTFFVNDHAEQRINDLMIPEGKWKRIGT
- a CDS encoding PAS domain-containing protein, whose protein sequence is MFHAAIRLFRNFIGSLRFKLSFYVGLVLFLTVVAFTYHNIATQEESLVNARIKSALKDSEVIKAAIWNGMMTKDREVIREIVKAIGRQEGFKEINIYDRNGVLHYTSRNDADSSVGQPSKGNEAANLLRELETDAQVRYQFLDEGRLLTVVNPLSNTMSCSTASCHAHPESHKVLGALEVKLPLGGLRAQILENAHNTVVFGFLLFVFISSIIGLGVIFLVSHPLRRLQNKAKKMARGEYVPDATPRGRDSIAELSRSFDEMSRQINERTRQVEQSRRMYKELFEKVPCYLTVVSRDYRIVRANQAFHDEFGDQVGKNCFTGYKGFDSKCENCLVEKTYQDGLSHRSEEIWNLAGNGKKKIYVIVNTVPIMDDEGKVAEVLEMSVDVTRLERLQIELKKKEEQFKNLFDNVPCYLTVVDRNFRVAFYNKMFAQDFGDSWGKHCYETYKRRDSKCENCPVERTFADGESHSSEELWNLDGKDVHIILQTSPITDETGETVAVMEMCTNVTELKLLQNELTILGETIAGMSHAVKNILSGLEGGVYVVDSGIRTGKEERIRVGWDMVKKNVAKVSELVKDILYASKEREPEYKECDPAQVLSEVFDLYEGQALAKGIELVKDFEPEMGLARLDPNGLHTVLSNLISNAICACSVSPVQDTHHIILSGRVEAPWLHLQITDDGCGMSDEIKDNLFKKFYSTKGSKGTGLGLVVTRKIIEEHGGKMRVASRVGEGTTFSVEIPLMPTHPQNALKKAM
- a CDS encoding response regulator produces the protein MPKKILVIDDEPDMVTFLCTLLEDNGYETATAMDGEEGLAKVKSDRPDLVSLDLLMPNKTGIKMFREMRKDDDTKDIPVVMVTGFGKDDVPSMDFKEWIQKRAIRPPEAYIEKPVNKDVLLAAIKKAIG